The proteins below are encoded in one region of Streptomyces sp. NBC_00490:
- a CDS encoding SRPBCC family protein → MAVRHRLIKVSPSAVWAVLADGHRYAEWVVGTSHSEPVRGQWPHRDAAIRFQVPLGPLKLVNETVVRRCEEGVDLELEAHAGPLGTARIAIELRPWGEHCLVIVDEHPLQGAGGRLHNVGFEALIQMRHRTMLARLARLCENEVREAREAPRQASVQGVAGAGHA, encoded by the coding sequence GTGGCCGTTCGCCACCGTCTGATCAAAGTCAGCCCGAGCGCTGTGTGGGCCGTCCTCGCCGACGGCCACCGGTACGCGGAGTGGGTGGTGGGAACCTCCCATTCCGAGCCGGTTCGCGGGCAGTGGCCGCACCGGGACGCGGCGATCCGCTTCCAGGTCCCGCTCGGCCCGCTCAAGCTGGTCAACGAGACAGTCGTACGCCGCTGCGAGGAAGGCGTGGACCTGGAACTGGAGGCCCACGCCGGACCGCTGGGCACCGCACGCATCGCGATCGAACTACGGCCGTGGGGCGAGCACTGCCTGGTGATCGTGGACGAGCACCCCCTCCAGGGCGCGGGCGGCCGGCTGCACAACGTCGGCTTCGAAGCGCTGATCCAGATGCGCCACCGCACCATGCTGGCCCGCCTCGCCCGGCTGTGCGAGAACGAGGTGCGAGAAGCCCGGGAGGCTCCGCGACAGGCGTCGGTGCAGGGTGTGGCGGGAGCCGGGCATGCCTGA
- a CDS encoding phytoene desaturase family protein has product MPDAVVIGAGPNGLVAANLLADAGWSVEVLEEQPEPGGAVRHDRGVDPAYVSDIFSAFYPLAAASPILTALRLDRYGLRWSHAPSVLAHPLTDGSCALLDRDIDTTAASLDAFAPGDGAAWRRLHDVWESLRPDILDALFTPFPPVRATARLARRLRVAGGLRLARTLVLPVRRMGEEEFRGQGGRLLLAGNALHADLAPESAGSGGFGWLMGMLGQTYGFPVPVGGSGALIEALARRLEDRGGRIRCGQRVERIVVRGGRAVGVRTATGDGVVARRAVLADVSVPALYGDLLDPEHLPAQLQEDLRRFQWDFATFKVDWALDGPVPWQAEQASRAGTVHLADGVDELTRFAAQIAMREVPDRPFLLFGQMTTADATRSPRGTESAWAYTHLPHEIRADAGDEGITGRWDTKDQELMADRVERQVERFAPGFRSLVRARRILAPPTLESLDANLHGGAINGGTTAIHQQLVFRPAPGTGRPETAVPGLFLASAGAHPGGGVHGAPGANAARAALNRHRPPGLARAQRLLTRRDRTGARR; this is encoded by the coding sequence ATGCCTGACGCCGTGGTGATCGGAGCGGGCCCCAACGGCCTGGTCGCCGCCAACCTGCTCGCGGACGCCGGATGGAGCGTCGAGGTGCTGGAGGAGCAGCCGGAGCCGGGCGGCGCCGTCCGCCACGACCGAGGCGTCGATCCCGCCTACGTCAGCGACATCTTCAGCGCCTTCTACCCGCTCGCGGCCGCCTCGCCGATCCTGACCGCACTGCGCCTGGACCGGTACGGGCTGCGCTGGAGTCACGCGCCCAGCGTGCTCGCCCACCCGCTCACCGACGGCAGCTGCGCCCTCCTGGACCGTGACATCGACACCACCGCCGCGTCCCTCGACGCCTTCGCACCGGGCGACGGGGCCGCCTGGCGGCGACTGCACGACGTCTGGGAATCTCTGCGCCCCGACATCCTGGACGCCCTGTTCACGCCCTTCCCGCCCGTGCGCGCGACGGCACGGCTGGCCCGGCGGCTGCGGGTCGCGGGCGGACTGCGCCTGGCACGCACCCTGGTCCTGCCGGTGCGCCGCATGGGCGAGGAGGAGTTCCGCGGGCAGGGCGGCCGGCTGCTGCTGGCCGGCAACGCCCTGCACGCCGATCTCGCCCCTGAGTCGGCCGGCAGCGGCGGCTTCGGCTGGCTGATGGGCATGCTGGGACAGACGTACGGCTTTCCTGTCCCGGTCGGCGGTTCCGGCGCCCTGATCGAGGCGCTCGCGCGCCGCCTGGAGGATCGGGGCGGGCGGATCCGCTGCGGGCAGCGCGTCGAGCGGATCGTCGTGCGCGGCGGGCGGGCCGTCGGCGTACGGACTGCGACCGGTGATGGGGTGGTGGCTCGCCGGGCGGTGCTGGCGGACGTGTCGGTGCCCGCCCTGTACGGCGATCTCCTCGACCCCGAGCACCTGCCCGCGCAGCTTCAGGAGGACCTGCGCCGCTTCCAGTGGGACTTCGCCACGTTCAAGGTGGACTGGGCGCTGGACGGCCCGGTGCCCTGGCAGGCCGAGCAGGCGTCCCGGGCGGGCACCGTGCACCTCGCCGACGGCGTGGACGAGCTCACTCGTTTCGCCGCGCAGATCGCCATGCGGGAGGTACCGGACCGGCCCTTCCTGCTGTTCGGCCAGATGACCACCGCGGATGCCACCCGTTCCCCGCGGGGCACCGAATCGGCGTGGGCCTACACCCACCTCCCCCACGAGATCCGCGCCGACGCCGGCGACGAGGGCATCACCGGCCGTTGGGACACCAAGGACCAGGAACTCATGGCCGACCGGGTCGAACGCCAGGTGGAACGCTTCGCGCCCGGCTTCCGCTCCCTTGTCCGCGCCCGCCGCATCCTGGCGCCCCCGACCCTGGAGTCCCTCGACGCCAATCTGCACGGCGGCGCCATCAACGGAGGCACGACCGCGATCCACCAGCAGCTCGTCTTCCGCCCCGCCCCCGGCACCGGGCGCCCCGAGACCGCCGTCCCCGGCCTCTTCCTCGCCTCCGCGGGGGCCCACCCGGGCGGCGGCGTCCACGGCGCACCGGGCGCCAACGCCGCCCGGGCCGCACTGAACCGCCACCGGCCACCCGGTCTGGCCCGCGCCCAACGCCTGCTGACCCGCCGCGACCGCACCGGAGCCCGCCGCTGA
- a CDS encoding SDR family oxidoreductase translates to MSSPLAGRTVAVTGAARGLGAAMAREIARRGARVALLGHEKAALDTVAASLPGPALAIEVDVTDPAALDAAAAAVRAHLGPPSAVVANAGIAEGGPFLASDPAAWSRVIDVNLTGSAHTARAFLPDLLDTAGYFLQIASLASLGAAPLMSAYCASKAGVEAFAHSLRAEVAHRGVAVGIGYLNWTDTDMIRDADRYAVLRELRTHMPPPARRVHPVETIAARLVTGLERRRTTVYAPAWLRLAQPVRAALPPLVLRVSRRALPRLEAEEPVQYTGPLGAGGLADRAARAPDTK, encoded by the coding sequence GTGAGCAGTCCGCTCGCCGGCCGGACGGTCGCCGTCACCGGAGCAGCCCGTGGTCTGGGCGCGGCCATGGCCCGCGAGATCGCCCGCCGCGGCGCGAGGGTCGCGCTGCTCGGTCACGAGAAGGCCGCCCTGGACACGGTGGCCGCGTCCCTGCCGGGCCCGGCGCTGGCCATCGAGGTCGACGTCACCGACCCGGCCGCGCTCGACGCGGCGGCCGCCGCCGTGCGAGCTCATCTCGGCCCGCCCTCGGCCGTCGTGGCGAACGCGGGCATCGCGGAAGGAGGCCCGTTCCTGGCCTCGGATCCGGCTGCCTGGAGCCGCGTCATCGACGTCAACCTCACCGGCAGCGCCCACACAGCCCGGGCCTTCCTGCCGGACCTCCTCGACACGGCCGGCTACTTCCTCCAGATCGCCTCGCTGGCATCGCTGGGAGCCGCTCCGCTGATGAGCGCCTACTGCGCATCCAAAGCGGGGGTCGAAGCCTTCGCGCACTCCCTGCGGGCGGAGGTGGCGCACCGGGGCGTCGCCGTGGGCATCGGCTACCTCAACTGGACCGACACCGACATGATCCGCGACGCCGACCGGTATGCGGTGCTGCGCGAACTGCGCACCCACATGCCCCCGCCGGCCCGCCGCGTCCACCCGGTGGAAACGATTGCAGCACGCCTGGTGACAGGTCTGGAGCGGCGCCGTACGACCGTGTACGCGCCGGCCTGGCTGCGGCTGGCCCAACCGGTGCGCGCGGCCCTGCCACCCCTGGTGCTGCGGGTGTCACGCCGCGCGCTGCCCCGTCTGGAGGCCGAGGAGCCCGTCCAATACACCGGCCCCCTCGGCGCAGGAGGCCTCGCCGACCGCGCGGCCCGCGCGCCGGACACGAAGTGA
- a CDS encoding MSMEG_6728 family protein, translating into MQTFLPHPDFRETALVLDRRRLGKQRVEALQVLRGLTVPGYGWRRHPAVRMWTGYEEALVRYGLEICRVWRAQGHQDSCAASLVAGLAAHRPGAAVREQSQLAAVRELPPWLGDEAFHESHRSALIRKEPEVYAALFPDTPADLPYVWPASDREPQQAPVGGR; encoded by the coding sequence ATGCAGACCTTCCTGCCCCACCCCGACTTCCGGGAGACGGCCCTGGTGCTGGACCGGCGCAGGCTGGGCAAACAGCGGGTCGAGGCCCTGCAGGTGCTGCGCGGCCTGACCGTCCCCGGATACGGCTGGCGCAGACACCCGGCCGTACGGATGTGGACGGGGTACGAGGAGGCACTCGTACGGTACGGCCTGGAGATCTGCCGGGTCTGGCGCGCGCAGGGACACCAGGACAGCTGTGCCGCCTCGCTCGTCGCCGGCCTGGCCGCACACCGGCCCGGCGCCGCGGTGCGCGAGCAGTCGCAACTGGCCGCCGTCCGCGAACTGCCGCCCTGGCTCGGCGACGAAGCCTTCCACGAAAGCCACCGCTCGGCACTAATCCGCAAGGAACCGGAGGTGTACGCCGCTCTGTTCCCCGACACACCAGCTGACCTGCCCTATGTGTGGCCGGCATCGGACCGTGAGCCGCAGCAGGCACCCGTCGGCGGCCGGTAA
- a CDS encoding oxygenase MpaB family protein has protein sequence MLTTVREQLGQALFRRVAGPDGPANRARIHDTPGPRWFAPDHPIRTVHGDASMFIGGLSALLLQSLHPLAMAAVAGHSGYRGDPWGRLQRTSTFLAVTTYGTAQDAQRAVDHVRGIHDRIRGTTTDGTPYHAADPHLLAWVHAAETDSFLRAHQRYGAHPLDPAGYDAYVADTARVAEALGVIAPPRDRRELSERLAAYLPELHATPQARAAARFLLLRPPLPLVVRPFYGGLAASAVALLPSWARDMLWLPRLPLLDDLAVRPTGQALTRTIRWAMTPREARG, from the coding sequence ATGCTGACGACAGTCCGTGAACAGTTGGGCCAGGCCCTGTTCCGCCGCGTCGCGGGCCCCGACGGACCGGCCAACCGCGCCCGCATCCATGACACCCCGGGCCCACGCTGGTTCGCACCCGACCACCCGATCCGCACCGTCCACGGCGACGCCTCCATGTTCATCGGCGGCCTCAGCGCACTTCTCCTGCAGTCCCTGCACCCCCTCGCCATGGCGGCGGTGGCCGGGCACTCCGGCTACCGCGGCGACCCATGGGGCCGCCTCCAGCGCACCAGCACCTTCCTGGCCGTGACGACCTACGGCACCGCGCAAGATGCCCAGCGGGCCGTCGACCACGTCCGCGGCATCCACGACCGCATCCGCGGGACGACCACCGACGGAACGCCGTACCACGCGGCCGACCCGCACCTGCTCGCCTGGGTTCACGCCGCCGAGACGGACAGCTTCCTGCGCGCCCACCAACGGTATGGAGCCCACCCGCTGGACCCTGCCGGCTACGACGCCTACGTCGCTGACACCGCACGGGTCGCCGAAGCACTGGGCGTCATCGCGCCACCCCGAGACCGCCGCGAACTGTCGGAGCGCCTGGCCGCCTACCTCCCCGAACTGCACGCCACCCCGCAAGCCCGAGCCGCCGCCCGTTTCCTCCTCCTCCGGCCCCCACTACCCCTGGTGGTGCGCCCGTTCTACGGCGGCCTCGCCGCCAGCGCCGTAGCTCTCCTGCCTTCCTGGGCCCGCGACATGCTGTGGCTGCCACGCCTGCCCTTGCTGGACGACCTCGCCGTGCGTCCCACCGGCCAGGCCCTGACCCGGACCATCCGCTGGGCCATGACCCCACGAGAGGCCCGCGGCTAG
- a CDS encoding GNAT family N-acetyltransferase, with protein MVTLETPRLILRRWREEDVAPMAAVNADPAVMRWIRDGSVLDEQQTRVRVRAWESEWESQGFGLFAVEIRSTGQLAGFTGLSVPNFLPEVLPAVEVGWRLGRSHWGQGLATEAAAAAVRFGFEERGLERIVSITQVGNEASERIMTKLGMHPVRETVNPTGGRRVRVFELSSDQYVSTTR; from the coding sequence ATGGTCACGCTTGAGACTCCCCGATTGATCCTGCGTCGCTGGCGCGAGGAAGACGTTGCGCCCATGGCTGCCGTCAACGCCGACCCCGCCGTCATGCGGTGGATCCGTGACGGCAGCGTCCTTGACGAACAGCAGACTCGCGTCCGGGTCCGGGCATGGGAGAGCGAGTGGGAGTCGCAGGGCTTCGGCCTGTTCGCCGTGGAGATCCGGTCCACTGGCCAGCTTGCCGGGTTCACCGGCCTGTCGGTGCCCAACTTCTTGCCGGAGGTACTGCCGGCGGTTGAGGTCGGCTGGCGGCTGGGGCGTTCCCATTGGGGGCAGGGCTTGGCCACCGAGGCCGCTGCGGCTGCTGTCCGGTTCGGGTTCGAGGAGCGAGGGCTGGAGCGGATCGTCAGCATCACTCAAGTCGGCAATGAGGCCTCCGAACGAATCATGACCAAATTGGGGATGCATCCGGTTCGTGAGACGGTCAATCCCACCGGGGGCCGGCGGGTGCGGGTGTTCGAGTTGTCGTCGGACCAGTACGTCAGCACCACTCGTTGA
- the lexA gene encoding transcriptional repressor LexA, producing the protein MDATSHARRGRPPGPRTAAGELTERQAAIVRYITEFVGRQGYPPSMREIGAAVDLASTSSVAHQLMALESKGVLYRDPHRPRAYRVRPSWAPDLNNRGEAPVDVPLVGRIAAGAPLLAEEMVEDVYSLPRQVVGDGDLFALTVSGDSMIDAAICDGDIVTVRRQDSADHGDIVAALLDDEATVKVLRRREEDGRVWLMPRNPAYAPIPGDQAQILGKVVGVLRLL; encoded by the coding sequence ATGGATGCCACCAGCCACGCTCGTCGAGGCCGCCCTCCGGGCCCGCGGACCGCCGCGGGCGAGCTGACGGAGCGCCAGGCCGCGATCGTCCGCTACATCACGGAGTTCGTCGGCCGGCAGGGCTATCCGCCGTCGATGCGGGAAATCGGCGCAGCCGTGGATCTCGCCAGCACCTCCTCGGTCGCCCACCAACTGATGGCGCTCGAGAGCAAGGGCGTTCTCTACCGCGACCCGCACCGTCCTCGCGCCTACCGGGTCAGGCCCTCATGGGCACCCGACTTGAACAACCGCGGTGAGGCGCCCGTCGACGTACCGCTCGTCGGCCGGATCGCCGCCGGCGCGCCGCTTCTCGCCGAGGAGATGGTCGAGGACGTGTACTCCTTGCCCCGCCAAGTCGTGGGCGACGGGGACCTGTTCGCCCTGACGGTGTCCGGGGACTCCATGATCGACGCGGCGATCTGCGACGGCGACATCGTGACCGTCAGGCGCCAGGACAGCGCCGACCACGGCGACATCGTCGCCGCGCTGCTGGACGACGAAGCAACCGTCAAGGTGCTGCGGCGGAGAGAAGAGGACGGGAGGGTGTGGCTCATGCCCCGCAATCCCGCCTATGCGCCGATCCCGGGCGACCAGGCGCAGATCCTCGGCAAGGTCGTCGGCGTCCTGCGCCTGCTCTGA
- a CDS encoding dihydrofolate reductase family protein, whose amino-acid sequence MTNASTGKVVVNRVMSLDGFIAGPGHTMDWIFEHMTSATFPEVMAATGAMLIGRGTYEVGKRMSDENTGYDGGAQFVLTHRPPDEPDPNVTFLTCDVQEAVATARRAAGDKNLEILGADVAAQCLQRGLVDEILVYVLPVLLGDGVRFAPPGLDRIDLEPFSNVQSGGVTMLRFHVRK is encoded by the coding sequence ATGACGAATGCGAGCACCGGCAAGGTGGTCGTGAACAGGGTGATGTCCCTCGACGGGTTCATCGCCGGTCCCGGCCACACGATGGACTGGATCTTCGAGCACATGACGTCGGCGACGTTCCCGGAAGTCATGGCGGCCACGGGCGCCATGCTCATCGGCCGGGGCACGTACGAGGTCGGCAAGCGCATGTCCGACGAGAACACCGGCTACGACGGCGGGGCGCAGTTCGTCCTCACCCACCGCCCGCCCGACGAGCCGGACCCCAACGTCACCTTCCTCACCTGCGACGTCCAGGAAGCCGTGGCCACGGCACGCCGCGCCGCCGGCGACAAGAACCTGGAGATCCTCGGCGCCGACGTGGCCGCCCAGTGCCTGCAACGCGGCCTCGTCGACGAGATCCTGGTGTACGTGCTGCCGGTGCTGTTGGGCGACGGCGTCCGCTTCGCGCCGCCAGGCCTCGACCGGATCGACCTGGAACCGTTCAGCAACGTCCAGTCGGGCGGGGTCACCATGCTGCGCTTCCACGTGCGCAAATAG
- a CDS encoding RNA-guided endonuclease InsQ/TnpB family protein, whose product MAEQVKRAFKYRFYPTGVQAAELSRTFGCVRLVYNKALEERTRAWYGEQRRISYVQSSAALTQWKKTEELAFLAEVSSVPLQQALRHLQTAFGNFFAKRAKYPRYKSRKKSRASAEYTRSAFTWRDGQLTLAKMAGPLDIRWSRPLPEGTEPSTVTVSRDAAGRWFVSLLCQDTIAPAPATTNAVGLDAGITSLVTLSTGEKVANPRHERRDRARLAKAQRELSRKAKGSANREKARRKVARVHARIADRRRDVLHKLSTRLVRENQTVVIEDLSVRNLLKNGTLARAISDAAWTDLRSLLEYKCAWYGRELLVIDRFFPSSKLCGNCGTVAAKMPLNVRVWTCVCGAVHDRDVNAARNILAAGLAASACGDGVRPQRESSRTGRSSVKQEPQRATAGIPRL is encoded by the coding sequence GTGGCGGAGCAGGTCAAGCGGGCGTTCAAGTACCGCTTTTACCCCACCGGCGTGCAGGCGGCTGAGTTGTCGCGCACGTTCGGCTGTGTCCGCCTCGTCTACAACAAGGCCTTGGAGGAGCGCACGCGGGCCTGGTACGGCGAGCAGCGCCGCATCTCCTACGTGCAGTCCTCCGCCGCGTTGACGCAGTGGAAGAAGACCGAGGAACTCGCTTTTCTGGCGGAGGTGTCCTCGGTTCCGTTGCAGCAGGCGCTGCGCCATTTGCAGACGGCGTTCGGGAACTTCTTCGCCAAGCGTGCGAAGTACCCGCGCTACAAGTCCCGTAAGAAGTCGCGGGCGTCGGCCGAGTACACGCGTAGTGCCTTCACCTGGCGCGACGGACAGCTGACCTTGGCGAAGATGGCCGGCCCTTTGGACATCCGCTGGTCGCGCCCCCTGCCCGAGGGGACGGAGCCGAGCACGGTGACGGTGTCCCGAGACGCGGCGGGTCGCTGGTTCGTGTCCCTGCTGTGCCAGGACACCATCGCCCCGGCCCCCGCCACCACGAACGCGGTGGGCCTGGACGCCGGGATCACCTCCCTGGTGACCCTGTCCACCGGCGAGAAGGTCGCCAATCCCCGGCACGAACGGCGTGACCGTGCCCGCCTGGCGAAGGCGCAGCGGGAGTTGTCGCGCAAGGCGAAGGGTTCGGCGAACCGGGAGAAGGCCCGCCGTAAGGTGGCCCGGGTGCATGCGCGGATCGCCGACCGGCGCCGCGATGTTCTGCACAAGCTGTCGACTCGACTCGTCCGCGAGAATCAAACGGTCGTGATCGAGGACCTGAGCGTGCGCAACCTGCTGAAGAACGGCACGCTCGCACGCGCCATCAGTGATGCGGCCTGGACGGACCTGCGCTCCCTGCTGGAGTACAAGTGCGCCTGGTACGGGCGTGAACTTCTGGTGATCGACCGATTCTTTCCCAGCAGCAAGCTGTGTGGGAACTGCGGGACGGTCGCGGCGAAGATGCCGCTGAACGTCCGCGTGTGGACGTGCGTGTGCGGCGCGGTGCATGACCGCGACGTGAATGCGGCACGCAACATTTTGGCCGCCGGGCTGGCGGCGTCTGCCTGTGGAGACGGTGTAAGACCTCAACGGGAGTCCTCCCGGACGGGGCGGTCGTCGGTGAAGCAGGAACCCCAGCGGGCGACCGCTGGAATCCCCCGCCTTTAG
- a CDS encoding SMI1/KNR4 family protein translates to MQAFPDVGFREPVHDAELAAAERRLGRELPAELRHMLLESNGVIGPTSVDTVWALDQIVERNRLFWSDPSFAQLYMPFDALLFFGDNGGGDHFAFVQRPQRPDIFVWEHASDSRRWVAGDLRDYLMRSLREGGDDWYQL, encoded by the coding sequence CTGCAGGCCTTTCCCGATGTCGGCTTCCGGGAGCCGGTTCATGACGCCGAACTCGCCGCGGCCGAGCGACGGTTGGGCCGTGAGCTCCCCGCAGAGCTGCGGCACATGCTCCTGGAGAGCAACGGGGTGATCGGACCAACTTCGGTCGACACCGTCTGGGCACTCGACCAGATCGTCGAGCGGAACCGTCTCTTCTGGTCCGACCCGTCCTTTGCCCAGTTGTATATGCCGTTTGATGCCCTGTTGTTCTTCGGAGACAACGGGGGTGGTGATCATTTCGCCTTCGTGCAGAGACCGCAGCGTCCCGACATCTTCGTGTGGGAGCACGCGAGCGACAGCAGACGGTGGGTGGCCGGCGACCTGCGGGACTACCTCATGCGCTCGCTTCGCGAAGGTGGCGACGACTGGTATCAGCTGTAG
- a CDS encoding DUF6233 domain-containing protein has product MREAALRALADGVDPCPHCRPDSHIDR; this is encoded by the coding sequence GTGCGGGAGGCCGCGCTGCGGGCCCTCGCGGATGGCGTGGATCCGTGCCCGCACTGCCGACCCGACTCGCACATCGACCGATGA